GTTTGCTTGGCGTAATGAAATTGAGACCCACCGTCGTTCAGAATGGCGATGACCAGGATCATAAACGGCGAGAAATCAAACTTCCAAATCAGCGCGATCAGCATAAACCCTAGCTGCAGTTCAGTTCGACAGCAGAAAACGAATTAAACCAAGTCCAATCTGTACATACCTACCAGTATAAGAGTGGTTAATATGTTCAGAATAATTTGACTTACCACTATACGGATAGTGATGGACACCGCGTAAATCTAGTACATTGACAACAAGGGCATAAGGATTAGTCAGAGTTATTTGTACAAAAGTTACTTAGAATGTAAATGAGTTTGGGAGAATGCTCACGGTGTAGTTCTTCATCCTCTGGAATATGGCACGGCTAGTCAGCACGGCGCTGATGATGACGCTGAGCCCCGGCTCGGTCAGCACGATGTCCGATGCGCTCCTGGCGGCGTCGGTGGCGTCGGCCACGGCGATGCCAATGTCGGCCTTCTTCAAAGCTGGCGCGTCGTTCACGCCGTCCCCAGTCATCCCGCAGATGTGCTTCATCTGCTGCAGCTTCTTGACGATCTCGTACTTGTGCTCGGGAAAGACACCGGCGAAGCCATCGGCCTTCTCGATGAGCTCGTCAACGGGGAGCGACACGATGGACTCGTCGACGCTCTGGCCGAGCAGGGCGGACGAGGGGTACATGTTGGTGCCCATGCCGAGCCTCCTGCCCGTCTCCTTGGCGATGGCCAGCTGATCGCCGGTGATCATCTTGACGTTGACGCCGAGATTGAGCGCCTGCTTGATCGTCTCGGCGCTGTCGTGCCTGGGCGGGTCGAGGAGCGGCAGAAGTCCGACGAACTCCCATGGCCCTCCGGAGCTGTCCTTGCTCCTTTTCGGCACCTCCTGCCTGGCCACCGCGAGGGACCGGAGGCCGCGCTCGGCGTACTTGTCGATGATGGCGTGCGCCTTGTTCTTGACATCGTCTCTGCAGTTGCACAGTTCCAATATCTGCTCGGGAGCACCCTTGCTGACACGGTGCCACGTGCCGTCGGTGGTGTCCTGGTAGGTGAGCGCGGTGCGCTTGTCGACGGGGTTGAAGGGGAGAAAGTGCATCTCCTGGATGCCAGCTCTGGCCTCCTTTGGGTCGGCGAGCATGCCGACCATGGCAGCGTCGATGGCATCCTGGTTCTCCACCCTGGATGCCATGGCGGCGAAAAGCAACACCTCGTCCTTGGCGACGCCCGCGGAGAACACCTCGATGAGGTTGCGGTCGACGCTGAGCTTGTTGAGGGTGAGCGTGCCCGTCTTGTCGCTGCAGAGCACGTCCATGCCGGCCATCTCCTCGATGGCCgtcatgcgcttggtgatggcgccctGCTTCGACAGCCGGTGGGAGCCGATAGCCATGGTGACCGACAGCACCGTGGGCATCGCGATCGGGATGCCGCCGATGAGAAGCACAAGGAGGTTGTCGATGCCGTCGCGGTACCGGCGGTGCTGGATGAAGTACATGACGATGATCTCGACGATCATGCCGATGGCGATGGCGCCGATGCAGAAGTTACCAATGGCGCGGAGCACCTTCTGGAAGTGGCCGACCTGGTTTGTGCTGTCGACGAGGTGCGCCGCCTTGCCGAAGAAGGTGTGCACGCCGGTGGCGATGACGACGGCCTCGATCTCGCCCTGCTTGCACGTGGACCCCGAGTAGACGCTGTCGCCGGGGTTCTTGGTCACCGGCAGCGACTCGCCCGTGAGCGCCGACTGGTCGATCTTGAGCGGGTCTCCCTCGAGCAGGAGGCGCGCATCGGCGGGGACTATGTCACCGAGCTTGATG
The sequence above is a segment of the Triticum dicoccoides isolate Atlit2015 ecotype Zavitan chromosome 1A, WEW_v2.0, whole genome shotgun sequence genome. Coding sequences within it:
- the LOC119279224 gene encoding plasma membrane ATPase-like, whose protein sequence is MAAAAAEGLERIKNEAVDLENIPVEEVFENLQCGPAGLTSKDGQDRIAVFGPNKLEEKKENEILKFLGFMWNPLSWVMEVAAIMAIALANGGGRPPDWQDFVGIIALLLLNSTISYIEESNAGSSAKALMANLAPKTKVLRDGKWSEQDASILVPGDIISIKLGDIVPADARLLLEGDPLKIDQSALTGESLPVTKNPGDSVYSGSTCKQGEIEAVVIATGVHTFFGKAAHLVDSTNQVGHFQKVLRAIGNFCIGAIAIGMIVEIIVMYFIQHRRYRDGIDNLLVLLIGGIPIAMPTVLSVTMAIGSHRLSKQGAITKRMTAIEEMAGMDVLCSDKTGTLTLNKLSVDRNLIEVFSAGVAKDEVLLFAAMASRVENQDAIDAAMVGMLADPKEARAGIQEMHFLPFNPVDKRTALTYQDTTDGTWHRVSKGAPEQILELCNCRDDVKNKAHAIIDKYAERGLRSLAVARQEVPKRSKDSSGGPWEFVGLLPLLDPPRHDSAETIKQALNLGVNVKMITGDQLAIAKETGRRLGMGTNMYPSSALLGQSVDESIVSLPVDELIEKADGFAGVFPEHKYEIVKKLQQMKHICGMTGDGVNDAPALKKADIGIAVADATDAARSASDIVLTEPGLSVIISAVLTSRAIFQRMKNYTIYAVSITIRIVLGFMLIALIWKFDFSPFMILVIAILNDGTIMTISKDRVKPSPHPDSWKLPEIFITGIVYGAYLAVTTVVFFFAMTSTDFFSEKFHVRSLRGNKDAMMSALYLQVSIISQALIFVTRSRRWCFQERPGLWLCFAFVVAQIIATVIAVYCNLPFAHIRGIGWGWAGVIWLYSIITFIPLDLFKFAIGYALSGKAWDTLFENKIAFTNKKDYGKEKRELQWATAQRTLHGLPTADPASTPQERSNYGELSEMAEQAKRRAEMARLRELSTLKGRVESAVRLKGLDMETVDNHHYTV